GTGATTCCACTCCTGAGCAGATCGGAATCCCGATCTGTTGATCCACCTGTCGCAACACGGCGGGAGAAATGCCGCCTGATTCACTTCCCATCACCAGGACCAGAGGAACGGTTAAATCCGCTTCCGAGTAGCTTCCGGCTTCGGCCACGGCCCCGAACACCCAATAACCGGCCTGCTTGAATACACCCAGGTCTTGCGAAGTTTTCCTGGACACAACGATACGGCTTTGCAGTAAAGCTCCAGCCGATGCATGCAATACCGACTCGTTCAACGGCGCGCTGCGCCTGCGCGGAAGAATCACGCCATCCACGCCCGCGGCCACTGCCGAACGTAGCAAGGCGCCCATGTTACCCGTGTCCGTCACTCCGTCCAATAGCAGAAACAGCCCGTGCCGGGCCGTATCCATTGCCTCCTGAAGCGTGAAGGTTTCCACTGCCGCGATCTCAGCGTAAACGCCCTGGTTCACGCCGCCTGCCCGGCGATCCAATGCTTCCCGGGGCACAAACCGATACAATACCTCGCGCCGGTGGCACCACTGCTTTAACTGCTGTACCCTGGGATCCCTGTGATTGCGACTGATCCAGACCTTCTGCACCGCTTTTCCCGCGCGCAAAGCCTCAATCAGGGCGTTTATCGACGTAATGATCATGTTGCAGCCATTATACGCTCCCGGCCTACGAAGTGTAAAATCACAACACCGCGCTTGCCGCCGCGATGGGGGTATGCTAAACTGAATGCGGCTCTACAAGCGTCATTCCATTGCAAATCACCGATGATTGAGTTCTACAGTCTGGGCAGCAGTTCGCGGGGCAACGCCTTTTTGGTGCGCACCGGACCGGACCACTGGCTGATCGATGCCGGGCTCAGCGCAACTGAAATCACATCTAGGCTGAAAGACCGGCACTTGATGCCCGGAGACCTGTCCGGGATCTGGATTACCCATGAACACGGTGACCACATCCGGGGTCTTTGCGGAATACAGCGCCGGGCCGCCATACCGATCTTTATTTCGTCACGTTGCCACGCAGTGGCCGGGATCCATTTATCCCCGGACCTCGTGGTGCCGATTCATGCCGGCCAGGAAGTGGTGCTGGGAAATACCCGGGTCCGCGTCCGGGGCAAGTCCCATGACGCGGTGGATCCGCTCTTTTTCACTTTTACCTACGGTGGACGGGCGGTCAGTATCATCACCGACCTGGGATATGCATGCGCCGATGTGCGAACAGCGGTGGCAGATTCCGACGGCCTGATCCTGGAAGCCAATCACGAAACAGCCATGCTACTCTCAGGACCCTACCCCGCGTTTCTGAAACGGCGGGTGGGCGGTGACCGCGGACACCTGTCCAATCACCAGGCGGCGGAACTTTTGGTCCGTGCCGCGACCCCGCGGCTGCGTCACATTTTGCTGGCTCACGTTTCACAAAAAAACAATAGCGCCGCCACCGCCCTGGCCGTGATATCCCGGGCCCTGTCGCCATGGCCGGATTCACGACCGCCGGAAGTGTCTGCCGCACCTCAGTGCGGAGGAACGGAACCGATAAAACTGTAGAGGTAAAAGTTGGAGAGTTGGGAAGAAGGGAACGGGGGACAGAACGGACTCTCTAAGTCGAAAGTCCTTCAG
This genomic window from Candidatus Aminicenantes bacterium contains:
- the rlmB gene encoding 23S rRNA (guanosine(2251)-2'-O)-methyltransferase RlmB, producing MIITSINALIEALRAGKAVQKVWISRNHRDPRVQQLKQWCHRREVLYRFVPREALDRRAGGVNQGVYAEIAAVETFTLQEAMDTARHGLFLLLDGVTDTGNMGALLRSAVAAGVDGVILPRRRSAPLNESVLHASAGALLQSRIVVSRKTSQDLGVFKQAGYWVFGAVAEAGSYSEADLTVPLVLVMGSESGGISPAVLRQVDQQIGIPICSGVESLNVSVAAGILLFEIMRQRTVKGSRSPVTEPPEPRF
- a CDS encoding MBL fold metallo-hydrolase produces the protein MIEFYSLGSSSRGNAFLVRTGPDHWLIDAGLSATEITSRLKDRHLMPGDLSGIWITHEHGDHIRGLCGIQRRAAIPIFISSRCHAVAGIHLSPDLVVPIHAGQEVVLGNTRVRVRGKSHDAVDPLFFTFTYGGRAVSIITDLGYACADVRTAVADSDGLILEANHETAMLLSGPYPAFLKRRVGGDRGHLSNHQAAELLVRAATPRLRHILLAHVSQKNNSAATALAVISRALSPWPDSRPPEVSAAPQCGGTEPIKL